DNA from Paludisphaera mucosa:
GGCTTTTCGAGGACGACCCGAAGATGACCGCCACGCCTCCCGCCGGACAGCGACCGATCAGCGAAGTGGCCCGCGATCTCGACATCGCGCCCGACCACCTGGAGCCCTACGGGCGCGACAAGGCGAAGGTCCATCTCGACGTCCTCTCCTCGGGCCGCAAGCCGGGCAAGCTGATCCTCGTCTCGGCGATCACCCCCACGCCGGCCGGCGAGGGGAAGACGACGACCTCCATCGGCCTCGCGCAGGGCCTGCATCGGATCGGCAAGCGCGCGGCCCTGGCGCTGCGGCAGCCGTCGATGGGCCCGGTGTTCGGCCGCAAGGGGGGGGCGACGGGCGGCGGCCTCAGCAAGGTCGAGCCTTCCAACAAGATCAACCTCCAGTTCACCGGCGACTTCCACGCGATCACCGCCGCGCACAACCTGCTGGCCGCCGCCATCGACAACCGGCTCTACTTCCGCGACCTCGACCTCGATCCGACCCGCATCCTCTGGAAGCGGGCGCTCGACATGAACGACCGCTCGCTGCGGCGGATCGTCGTCGGCCTCGGCGGTCATTCCCAGGGGGTCCCGCGCGAGAGCGGGTTCGACATCACAGCGGCCAGCGAGGTCATGGCCATCCTCTGCCTCTCGGAGTCGCTCAGGGACCTCCGCGAGCGGCTCGACCGCATCCTGGTCGGCTACGCCGGCGACGGCTCGCCGGTCCTGGCCAAGAGGCTGGGCGTCACGGGCGCGATGACGGCGATCCTCAAGGAGGCGATCCTCCCGAACCTCGTCCAGACGACCGAGTCGACGCCCGCGTTCATCCACGGCGGCCCGTTCGCCAACATCGCCCACGGCTGCAACTCGGTCCTCGCCACCCGCATGGCGCTCGCCACGGCCGACTACGCCGTCACCGAGGCCGGGTTCGCCTTCGACCTCGGCGGCGAGAAGTTCCTCGACCTCAAGTGCCGCTCGGCGGGGCTGAATCCGGCCGTGATCGTCCTGGTCGCCACGATCCGCGCGCTCAAGATGCACGGCGGCGTCCCCCTGCCCGACATCACGAAGACCGACGCCGCCGCCGTCGAGCGCGGCCTGGTCAACCTCGCGGCGCATCTCGACAGCGCCGAGCACTTCGGCAAGCCGGTCGTCGTCGCGATCAACCAGTTCGGGACGGATACGGCCGAAGAGGTCGGCGTGGTCGAGAATTTCTGCAAGGGCCGCAACATCCCCTGCTCTCCCGCTAACGTCTTCGGTGCGGGCGGCGAAGGCGCGATCGACCTGGCCGAGAAGGTCGTCGCCGCCGCGTCGTACCCCGAGACTCCCTACAAGCCGCTGTATCCGCTGGACTGGTCGGCCGAGAGGAAGATCGAGCAGATCGCCAAGGTCATGTACGGCGCGGCCGGCGTGAGCTTCCAGCAGATGGCCGAGCAGAAGCTCCGCAAGGCCGAGAAGCTCGGCTACGGCCAGTTGCCGATCTGCATGGCGAAGACGCAGGATTCGCTGTCGGACGACCCCAAGCGACGGGGCCGTCCACAGGGCTTCACGCTCCACGTCCGGGACATCGAAATCGCCGCCGGAGCGGGGTTCCTGGTCGCCCTCACCGGCGAGATCATGCGAATGCCGGGCCTGCCCCTGCGGCCCGCCGGCGAGCGTATCGATGTGGACGAGGCCGGCGAGATCACCGGGCTCTCGTGAGTCTCGCTCAGCGAGTGGCGCGGCCCTTGGGCTCGCGCCGCGCGACGGTCGCCCGGGAGCCGTCGTCGAGGTGCTCGGCGATGGCCCGGTCGATGTTCGCCAGTGTCGCGGCGGTGGCCCCCTGCTCTCTCCGCAGGATGCGGCCCTCGCGGTCGATCAAGATCATGGTCGGATAGAACCAGACCTGCAGCGCCTCGCGGACCGGGCAGGCGTCGTCCATGCCGACGACCAGGACGGGGTAGTTGATCTTCAAGCCGTCGGCGACCTCCTTGACCTTCGCCGCCCGCTCCGGCTCCTTCGTCCGCTCGTAGGCCACGCTGACGACCTGGATCTTCTTGCCGCCCAGCCGCGCCTGGATCTCGCTGAGGTGGGGGATCGAAGTGCGGCAAGGCAGGCACCAGGTGCCCCAGAAATCCAGGAGGATCAGGTCGGCGTCGAAGTCGCGGATCGAGACCAGCTTCCCGCTCGTGTCGTAGAGCGCGAAGTCGGTGATCCGCCGTTCATCCGGGTCGTAATCGCAATACGGCGTCGTCCGCTCGACCTTCGCCGCAGCGGCCTTCGAGGTCCTGGCCGTAGTCGCGGCCGAGGCGACGACCGGGGCGGCCTTCGCGGCCCTGGCCGTGGCGACGACCGTGGCCTGAGTCTGGGCGAGGGCCTCGTCGACCGGGATGGAGTCGTTACTTGAGAGGACGTCCGACCAGGTCGGTCGGGCCTTCTCCGCCGTCGGGACGTCGGCGTTCGCCGGCCGTCGCGAACTCCGGGAGCCTGCGCGGGGTTTCGGTCTGGCCTCCTCCGCGGGCTCGGCGTCGTCGAGGATCACTGGGCCGAAGCGCTGGCCGCGGCCGCCTTCGATCACGCCGTCGGGCAGGCTGTGCGGTGGCTCGCCGTCGAGGCTCGCGTCGGGCTCGTCGGCGGGCGGAAGCTCGTCGCTGCGGGCGCTCACCTTGCTGATCTCGCGGGCCGGCGGCAAGGGGTTGTCGCCGTCGTCCTGGGAGTCCGCCGGCTCGTCGTCCGCGGCGTCCGCCGGCGGGGTGCGAGGGCGGGCGGCCTTCGAGGACCAGGCGGGGGTCGGCTCGTCGAGGTCCTCGGGGAGGGTCTCAAGTCGGGGCCTGACGGAGTTCGGACTTGCCGCCGTCCGGGGTTCGACGAGATCCGCGTCCTCTGGCTCGGCCGCCCCGTCCTTCTCCTCGGTCCGGCCGACGGATTTGACGCGGGCGTTCTCGGGGGCCGCGGCGACCTCGACGTCGTCGCCGGTCGCGGCGTCGCGGGGATGGAGGCTGATCCGAACGTCGGTGTCGGGGGCTTCGGCGGCGGCGCGGCCGGTCATCATCCCCTGCTCGCCCTGATACTCGGCGATCACCGTGTACGACGAGCCGGGACGGACACCCCGGAGCGTGAACGCGCCCGAACGGTCGGTCGTGGCGTGGACGACCTTGCCGCCCGCAGCCCCGGTGAGGGCGAGGCGGACGACGGCGTTGCGGGCCGGCTGGCCGTCGGCGTCGTAGACGCGCCCCGATATCCGGCTCGTCGTCCTCGGCGGATCGGGCAGGACCGTCTCGGCCCGCTCATCGCCGGCGAGGCCCGCGACGACGGGCAAGGGCCTGTCGCCGACCGAGGCCGTCGTCTTGACGTCGGAGGGCGTCACGGCGCGGAATCCGCCGGTCTGCGAACATCCGACGAGGCCCACGCCCAGGATGAGCAGGCAGAGGATGCGGTGGGGTATGCGCATATTCGAGGGCCCTCCTCCTGGGCGGATCGGCGCGGCGACGCTGGCGGATGGTCGCACGCCCGGGCGATCGTCCTTGATCGGGCGGGAGGCCGTCACGCCCCGTGGCCGTCTGTCGCTCAATGGGTGCAAATCCCGGCGAGCTCGCCGTCCGGCGGCCGCCGTTGGTCTCTTCTCTCGGTTTCGGTCGCCCGGCGTCCCGGACTTTAGGCGATTCCGAAAATTTGTCGAGGACAAGCGGCCGAGATTCGAGCCCCGAGGCGCCTCAATTCCACTGCGCCACGATGGCCCGCGCGCCCGAGAGGAGGGCCTCGACGGTCTCGGCGTCGGCGGCCGTCGGGCGGGATCGGAGGTACGCGACGAGGGGATCGATGGCCTCGCCCGCGCGGTCGAGCTGGAGGCAGAGCATTCCCAGGTCGCGCTGTTCGAGCGGGTCGGTCGCCACCGCCGCGAGACGACGCTGGACGACATGGGCGGAGGCGAAATCCTCCTGACCGACGTAGATCGACTTGAGGTTCCGCAGCATCCGGGCCACGACGGTCGCCGGCGAGCAGGCTGCCAGCCGGGCCTCGGGGAGCGGACCGGGCTTGCCGGTCAGTTCGGCGATCCGCCGTTGGCAGGCGTCGGGGTCGAGCAGCTCGCCGCCGTGGAAGGGGTCGACGAACGTGGATTCGCCGTCGTCGAGCCTCAGCAGGAAGTGCGCGGGGGAGTTCACGGGGCCCAGGCTCACGCCGAGGCGTTCGGCGATCGAGCCGTAGAGGATCGACAGGCTGATCGGGATGCCCGTCTTGCGATCGAGGACCTCGTCGAGAAAGCTGTTGCGAGGGTCGAAGTAGTCTTCGGTATTGCCCGTGTAGCCTTCCTCGATGAACAGGACCCAATTGATCTGGCCGAGCACTTTTCGGGCGGAGGCCCCCTCCCGGCGACGAAGGCGCACCCGCTCGGCGAGGGCGTGGATCCGGCCGAGACAGGCCTCGACGTCCAGGCCGGGATGGAAGTCGCGGGCGATCTCCAGGGCCACGCGCGCCAGGTCGGGCCGGGGGTCGCCGGCGACCACGCGGTCGAATTCAGGGCTCGACGGATCGGTCGATCGCATGCGTCCGCCTCCCTTTCCGGTTCAACCCGCCACCCGTTGCTTGGGGGCCGCGACCTCCGCGGCGCCGGCGACTTCCACGTTCGGCCGGTTGGGCTCGGCCGCCGGCCTGGTCTTGGGCGTGCGGGCCGCACGCGACGTCACCCAGGCGGTCGGCCCCACCACCATCACGAACCCCAGCAGGCCGGCGGGCGTCAACTGCCGGCCTTGCAGGCAGACGTCGAAGCCTAACCCGAAGACGACCTGAGTCAAACTCAACACCGCGATCTTCGCCGGCGGCCCGGACGCGTAGGCCTTGGTCAACAGCACCTGGCCGGCCGTCCCCGACAGGCCCACCCCCAGCAAGAGCCACATCGACGAGGCGTCCAGAGCCGTGATCGGAGTGTTGAGCGGGTGGACGAAGATCAACCACAACGCCAGGACGAGGCTGGCGAGCCCCGAAAAATGCGCCACCACCGCGCGGGCGTCGACGTCCTTGAGGCGGTGCAGTCCCAGCATGGCGACGGCCGTCGTGACCGAGGCCACCAGCGCGATGAAGACGGCCCAGGAATCCCCCACCGTCCCATGAGGCTGCTGGATGAGCACGACCCCGAGGACGCCGCAGACCACGCACGCCAGGTCCGTAAGCCGCCCGCCCCGACGGCTATGGACGAACGTCGTCAGGACGATCCAGAGCGGATAGGTATTGGTGAGAGTGAGGACGTCGGCGACGGGGAGTCGGGTCAGGGCGTAGAACGTGCACGCTACGCTCAACGTCCCGGCGATGCTCCGCCACCACAGCGTCCGCGGCTTCCAGACCACCAACTTCGCGCCGCCCGCAAGGGCGAGCGCCGTCGAGAAGACGAACGTGCTGAAGATCCGGATGAAGGCGATGAGCAGCCAGTCGCATCGCGAGCCCACGGCGTGGGTCATCGCGCCCATGGACGCGAAACAGAATGCCGCCGAGATCATCCAGGCCGCGGGCAGAAGGCTGTTCTTGCGCTGAATCATCGAAATCCAAGAGGCCGGGCCGTCGGATCAGCGGCGGACCCGGTTCCAGACGAACGTCGGACCGAGGGTCGTGGTCGACACAAGTCTATCAGGTCCCTCCCGGCTTGTGACGGGCAAACCTAGAGTTCGGGCGTTCACCGGTTCATCGGCTCGCCCGGTTTCGCGAACGAGACCACGAAACGCCTGCCCGAAGCCCCCGGATTGCCGCTCACGGTCAGATGATTCACCCCCTTTACGAGGGTCGCCGCAAATTGTTCCGGCGCCTCCTTCCCCTCGGAGGTGACTGGAAGAACTACCTGGCCGTTCAACGCCACCTGGATGGGCCCGTCCGATTCGACCACCAGCAAGGCCCGTCGGGCCGTATCCGAGGGAAACTCGGCGTGGGCAACCGTCACGGCGGCGAGGGCAGGGTTCGGCGTCGCCGCCAGCTCCACCACGCCTTCTCTCGACTCCGCGCCTCGCGTCCATCGCACCGCCTCGCCCTGAGGACCGGGATACGATCGAGAGGGGTCGATCGAGCCATCCGGAGCCATCCAGTCGAAGGCCTGCGGCGGCATGGGGCCGAGGAGGCGCCAGTTCCGGACGGGTTCCAGGCGGGCGAGGACGCGTTCGAGGGCCAGCGCCGCGTCGGGCGATCGGCCTCCCTTGGCCGCTAGACGACGCAAGTCGGGTTCGACCCGGTCTCGGATCGCCAGGAGGGCTCCGAGGCTCCCTCGGCGGAGCGAGGGGTCGGGGTCGTCGAGGGCTGCGACGTAGAGCGGAAGGGCGCGCGGGTCGGGGAGAGAGCAGAGAGCGGCCAGGATCGCGGTCCGGTCGTCGTCGCGGGTCGAACCGGCCTTTTCGACGAGCCGCGGGACGGCCTCTCGGAGTTTGAGCGGACCGGCGGCCAGAAACGCGGCACGGCGGACGTCGGAATCCTCGTCGTCCAGGCGAGCGAGCACCACATTCTTGACGTCCGCCGGCAAGGGGCGAGACGGGTTGAGGCTCATCACCGCGGCGGCCCGGACGAGCGGCGAGGCATGGTGGAGAAATCCAGCCAGGTCGTTCGGCGGGAGGAATCCGTCGCGCGCCAGCGCCGGGAGGGCCTTGGCGACGAGGGTGTCTGGCGCGTCCTCCTCGTAAAGGATCGTGAGACGAGCCCGCACGACGTCGCGACCGCGGAGCCGGTTCAGCGCGTCCAAGGCTGCGGACCGTACGGCCTCGGGTCGTTTGGAATCGACGACGATCGGCAGCAGGAGCCGCGTCGAGGCCGCGTCGTTCAGCGCTCCGAGGGCTTCCACCAACGCCGCCTGGTTGTCACCGTCCGGCTCCTTCGCCAGGGCTTCGCGAAGCAGAGGCCCGGCCGGTGGACCGACCGCCTGGAGGCCGAAGACGGCCTGATATCGGACCGAGGCGTCCGCATCTCCCAGGCCTTGCTCCAGCCCCTTGAGCACCGCGGCCATGCCGGCCGGCTCCCACGGCTCCGTTTTCTTCGGGCGTGGGCCGGCCAGGGGTTTGGGACCGTACCACGCCCCCGACCAGTCGGGATAACGACGATACTGGCCCGCCAAGCAGGCCAGCATCCGACCCCGGACGGCCGGCTCCGGGGTCCTCGGAAGGGCGTTGACCAGGGCTTCCACAATGGAAGTCGACCAGGACTCGTCGGCCAGCAGCAGCGCGGCCTCGCGACGCCTCGGGTCGATCAGTGCGGAGACCAGCGCCTCGAGGTCGTCGCAGCCCAACTCGAGGATCGCCCGCCGGATCGTCCAGGCGGCGTAGCGATCGCCGTCCCCGAGAGAGGCCAGGAGCGCCGGGACGACCGCCCGATCGCCGAGTCGGCCCAGCGCGATCGCGGCCTCGCGGCGCACGGCCGGGTCGCGGTCCGACAGCAACTTCGCCAGGCCGTCGCGTGACGCGAGGTCCCTCCGGATCCCAGCACTCCGCGCCGCGTGCAGTCGAAGCTGGGGGCTCGCATCCAGTAACGCGGCTCGGATTGCCTCACCTCCTGGTGCGGTGCCGGTGCGGTCGAGGGCCCAGAGCGCGTGCAGACGTCCCGACAGCGGCTCAGGCCGGTTCAATCGCGCGATCAACGGCGCGACCGCGGCGGGTCCGGCCGCTTCAAGGTGATCCTGAGCGTCCAGTCGGCGCGACCGGGAGGGCTGATCGAGCTCTCCGACCCACGTCTCGATCGTCCCGTCGCGCGGCGGCACTACTACGGATTCGGGTTCCGAGGACTCATCGAGGAGACGGTAGATCCGCCCCGTCGCCTGCTCATTTCCTCCTCCGGTCGAGCCTGCATCGACAAGCCAGAATCCCCGCTGGTCGGCCGCGATGCTG
Protein-coding regions in this window:
- a CDS encoding formate--tetrahydrofolate ligase; translated protein: MTATPPAGQRPISEVARDLDIAPDHLEPYGRDKAKVHLDVLSSGRKPGKLILVSAITPTPAGEGKTTTSIGLAQGLHRIGKRAALALRQPSMGPVFGRKGGATGGGLSKVEPSNKINLQFTGDFHAITAAHNLLAAAIDNRLYFRDLDLDPTRILWKRALDMNDRSLRRIVVGLGGHSQGVPRESGFDITAASEVMAILCLSESLRDLRERLDRILVGYAGDGSPVLAKRLGVTGAMTAILKEAILPNLVQTTESTPAFIHGGPFANIAHGCNSVLATRMALATADYAVTEAGFAFDLGGEKFLDLKCRSAGLNPAVIVLVATIRALKMHGGVPLPDITKTDAAAVERGLVNLAAHLDSAEHFGKPVVVAINQFGTDTAEEVGVVENFCKGRNIPCSPANVFGAGGEGAIDLAEKVVAAASYPETPYKPLYPLDWSAERKIEQIAKVMYGAAGVSFQQMAEQKLRKAEKLGYGQLPICMAKTQDSLSDDPKRRGRPQGFTLHVRDIEIAAGAGFLVALTGEIMRMPGLPLRPAGERIDVDEAGEITGLS
- a CDS encoding redoxin domain-containing protein, giving the protein MRIPHRILCLLILGVGLVGCSQTGGFRAVTPSDVKTTASVGDRPLPVVAGLAGDERAETVLPDPPRTTSRISGRVYDADGQPARNAVVRLALTGAAGGKVVHATTDRSGAFTLRGVRPGSSYTVIAEYQGEQGMMTGRAAAEAPDTDVRISLHPRDAATGDDVEVAAAPENARVKSVGRTEEKDGAAEPEDADLVEPRTAASPNSVRPRLETLPEDLDEPTPAWSSKAARPRTPPADAADDEPADSQDDGDNPLPPAREISKVSARSDELPPADEPDASLDGEPPHSLPDGVIEGGRGQRFGPVILDDAEPAEEARPKPRAGSRSSRRPANADVPTAEKARPTWSDVLSSNDSIPVDEALAQTQATVVATARAAKAAPVVASAATTARTSKAAAAKVERTTPYCDYDPDERRITDFALYDTSGKLVSIRDFDADLILLDFWGTWCLPCRTSIPHLSEIQARLGGKKIQVVSVAYERTKEPERAAKVKEVADGLKINYPVLVVGMDDACPVREALQVWFYPTMILIDREGRILRREQGATAATLANIDRAIAEHLDDGSRATVARREPKGRATR
- a CDS encoding SirB1 family protein, encoding MRSTDPSSPEFDRVVAGDPRPDLARVALEIARDFHPGLDVEACLGRIHALAERVRLRRREGASARKVLGQINWVLFIEEGYTGNTEDYFDPRNSFLDEVLDRKTGIPISLSILYGSIAERLGVSLGPVNSPAHFLLRLDDGESTFVDPFHGGELLDPDACQRRIAELTGKPGPLPEARLAACSPATVVARMLRNLKSIYVGQEDFASAHVVQRRLAAVATDPLEQRDLGMLCLQLDRAGEAIDPLVAYLRSRPTAADAETVEALLSGARAIVAQWN
- a CDS encoding DMT family transporter, with the translated sequence MIQRKNSLLPAAWMISAAFCFASMGAMTHAVGSRCDWLLIAFIRIFSTFVFSTALALAGGAKLVVWKPRTLWWRSIAGTLSVACTFYALTRLPVADVLTLTNTYPLWIVLTTFVHSRRGGRLTDLACVVCGVLGVVLIQQPHGTVGDSWAVFIALVASVTTAVAMLGLHRLKDVDARAVVAHFSGLASLVLALWLIFVHPLNTPITALDASSMWLLLGVGLSGTAGQVLLTKAYASGPPAKIAVLSLTQVVFGLGFDVCLQGRQLTPAGLLGFVMVVGPTAWVTSRAARTPKTRPAAEPNRPNVEVAGAAEVAAPKQRVAG
- a CDS encoding HEAT repeat domain-containing protein, which codes for MRGSIGLTVFLSLAAMAPKAIASPPETPAAADGWTITLEARTPSKFAPTTATAGRAGEVYVGGYFDAASSKSRGAVLRIAAGRVSTFAEDLNPVNGLERIGDEVFVVHTPTLSAFHVPGGDGRAEGRRDLVNGLSVASEAGSADEHGALAIRRGMDGFLYVAVGDKGIPGAVGKAGATIRMEGGGVVRVRPDGSELEIVSTGDARPTGLAIASNDDLFAFSAVDEPRWGQRLHQPIVGGRYGYPYEFVSAEFRALPPISKFEGRRSGQGAFFDAGPAILGEFAACDPDAQTVFRNVMHKAGGGSSLVTRTPLVTRGGVPDFHPRSIAADQRGFWLVDAGSTGGGNEQATGRIYRLLDESSEPESVVVPPRDGTIETWVGELDQPSRSRRLDAQDHLEAAGPAAVAPLIARLNRPEPLSGRLHALWALDRTGTAPGGEAIRAALLDASPQLRLHAARSAGIRRDLASRDGLAKLLSDRDPAVRREAAIALGRLGDRAVVPALLASLGDGDRYAAWTIRRAILELGCDDLEALVSALIDPRRREAALLLADESWSTSIVEALVNALPRTPEPAVRGRMLACLAGQYRRYPDWSGAWYGPKPLAGPRPKKTEPWEPAGMAAVLKGLEQGLGDADASVRYQAVFGLQAVGPPAGPLLREALAKEPDGDNQAALVEALGALNDAASTRLLLPIVVDSKRPEAVRSAALDALNRLRGRDVVRARLTILYEEDAPDTLVAKALPALARDGFLPPNDLAGFLHHASPLVRAAAVMSLNPSRPLPADVKNVVLARLDDEDSDVRRAAFLAAGPLKLREAVPRLVEKAGSTRDDDRTAILAALCSLPDPRALPLYVAALDDPDPSLRRGSLGALLAIRDRVEPDLRRLAAKGGRSPDAALALERVLARLEPVRNWRLLGPMPPQAFDWMAPDGSIDPSRSYPGPQGEAVRWTRGAESREGVVELAATPNPALAAVTVAHAEFPSDTARRALLVVESDGPIQVALNGQVVLPVTSEGKEAPEQFAATLVKGVNHLTVSGNPGASGRRFVVSFAKPGEPMNR